In Calditrichota bacterium, the genomic window CGGTCTTTTTTCGTGTCGACGGTTTAAAGATCACGGTGTCCTCAATCCAGACATTTCATTTTACCGCATCCCGACTGTTTTCGGGTGATTTTACCTCTCAACAATCTTAAGCTTTCCTTTACATCCACAGAAACGGATTGCCTCATTTTTAATTCGGTTTCGATTTCTCTGCTCCCCCGGGTCAAAACCTGGCCGGTTTGACTTTTGTCCCGGTAAACGGTAATCCCTTTGCAGCCGAGCCTGTGGGCCAGCAAAAAGGCCTCACGAATGGCCTCCGGTTGGGCATCGGCCGGAAAATTAATCGTTTTCGAAACGGCGTTGTTTGTGTGTTTCTGGAAGGCAGCCTGCATCCGAACGTGCCATTCGGCCGGGATTTCGTGTGCCGTTTTAAAAAGCAACCGGATGTTTTCGGGAATGCCCCGGATGTCTTGCACCGATCCTGTTCGGGCAATATGTTCCAGCAGGGGCAGTTTGAAAAAACCCTCCCGTTTCGCGAGCGTTTCAAAAATGGGGTGAATTTCCAGAAGAACCTCATTTTCAAGGACGTGCCGTTCGAAAATGGGTGCAAAAAGGGGTTCAATTCCCGAGGAGGTACCTGCAATAATGCTGATGGATCCGGTAGGTGCAATGGTCGTACGTGTGGCATTTCGAATGGGCTTACGCCCGGGGCGGTCGTACGTGCTTCCCCTGAAATTCGGGAAGGGGCCTCTTTTTTGGGCCAGGTCTTCCGAGGCGCGATCGGCTTCTGTTTGAATAAATGCCATTACCTCATCTGCAAGCTGAAGGGCTTTTTCGGAATCGTAGGGAACGCCCAGGAGAATCAAAAAATCGGCAAAGCCCATGACTCCCAGGCCGATTTTTCGATTCCCGCGCGTTGTGTGCTTAATCTGCGGAAGCGGAAAGCGATTGACATCAATTACATTGTCCAGAAAATGAACGGCCAGCCGGACCGTTTTTCGAAGACGCTCAAAATCGGGGGAACCGTTGGTTACAAAACTGGAAAGATTAATCGACCCCAGATTGCAGCTTTCGTACGGCAAAAGGGGTTGTTCGCCGCAAGGGTTGGTGCCTTCAATGGTACCCAGCTGCGGGGTCGGATTGTCCCGATTAATGGGATCCAGGAACAGCAATCCGGGATCGCCGGTTTCCCAGGCGTTTTCGACTATTTTTTCGAAGACCTCCGCCGCACGCAGCGATCTCACAGATTGACCCGTTCGCGGGTTCACCGTATCGAAAAAACAGCCCTCCTGCACGCAACGCATAAAATCATCCGAAACCGCCACGGAGATATTAAAATTGTGCAGGCGTTTTCTGTTTCGCTTGGACTGAATGAACTCCAGAATATCGGGGTGGTCGTAGCGAAGCACGCCCATATTTGCTCCCCGCCGCGTTCCCCCCTGTTTGATGGCTTCCGTTGCGCAGTCGAAAACCTCCATAAATGAAATGGGGCCGCTGGCTTTTCCCATTGTGGAACGAACAAGGTCGTTTTTGGGCCGCAATTTCGAGAAGGAAAATCCGGTTCCACCCCCGCTCTGGTGAATGATGGCTGTCTGTTTCAGGGTTTCGAAAATGGACCGAATGGAATCTTCAACAGGGAGCACGAAACACGCCGAGAGTTGTCCCAATCGGCGCCCCGCGTTCATCAGTGTGGGAGAATTGGGCAGAAAGTCCAGGCGGGCCATCATCTGAAAAAAGGCTTCGCTTGTTTTTTCAAGGTCTGCCCGGGAATCGTAAAGGGCATCCGCTTTGGCCACAAATCGGGCAACCCTCTGGAACATGTCCCCGGGTGTTTCAATGATTTCGCCGCGCGCGTTCCTTTTTAAATAGCGGTTTCTCAAAAGAATGTCAGCGTTCTGCGAGAGATGTGGAGCGAAATCGCTTTTCATCCTGAACAGGTCCTCATTTCGCCTATTTGCGGCATGGATTTAATCTCTCTTCTTGCGTGAAAAAGGTTTCCGAAAATGGATTGAAATATATGG contains:
- a CDS encoding adenosylcobalamin-dependent ribonucleoside-diphosphate reductase, giving the protein MKSDFAPHLSQNADILLRNRYLKRNARGEIIETPGDMFQRVARFVAKADALYDSRADLEKTSEAFFQMMARLDFLPNSPTLMNAGRRLGQLSACFVLPVEDSIRSIFETLKQTAIIHQSGGGTGFSFSKLRPKNDLVRSTMGKASGPISFMEVFDCATEAIKQGGTRRGANMGVLRYDHPDILEFIQSKRNRKRLHNFNISVAVSDDFMRCVQEGCFFDTVNPRTGQSVRSLRAAEVFEKIVENAWETGDPGLLFLDPINRDNPTPQLGTIEGTNPCGEQPLLPYESCNLGSINLSSFVTNGSPDFERLRKTVRLAVHFLDNVIDVNRFPLPQIKHTTRGNRKIGLGVMGFADFLILLGVPYDSEKALQLADEVMAFIQTEADRASEDLAQKRGPFPNFRGSTYDRPGRKPIRNATRTTIAPTGSISIIAGTSSGIEPLFAPIFERHVLENEVLLEIHPIFETLAKREGFFKLPLLEHIARTGSVQDIRGIPENIRLLFKTAHEIPAEWHVRMQAAFQKHTNNAVSKTINFPADAQPEAIREAFLLAHRLGCKGITVYRDKSQTGQVLTRGSREIETELKMRQSVSVDVKESLRLLRGKITRKQSGCGKMKCLD